The proteins below come from a single Edaphobacter acidisoli genomic window:
- a CDS encoding ATP-binding protein — protein MSSKTTNSVVRSAAWRISLWATLAFALGIMLAFVMLHSFVANDIQRRTDAWLTGEVGVLGDVAARTPKDRLYGRVVREVAELASREVPDKLRSNGDENDSVFFLQAGDDGTLKLWVGSGDGQPNLAAIRAQKFISDVPYDLNVKGFNHPFRVASVRLDDGSHIYLGLSERDELHVLNNLRFRFFCLWVMLVLFGFSIVFFVTRRMLGHVREITEAASQIGQSDLSSRVPTSKRNDEIGHLALTLNRMLDRIENSVHQLHTITGALAHDLRSPLTAIRGKLEIALSGDLKGEQSEPLVTAIDELDRLTEFLNVSLDVAEAKADALQLSLTEVDLDELIRVMIDLYEPSMSEKGLRVNLRSTGPVTIVADAALLHRVIANLLDNELNHLPASCTVSIRLGSNENAATLVVEDDGPGFASEIAAHMFEQRVKGRDSKGHGLGLAFVEAVVLAHGGSVTASNRPGGGALLSVSWPCNTGDKIEALAF, from the coding sequence ATGTCCTCAAAGACCACTAATTCCGTCGTGCGTAGCGCTGCATGGCGCATTTCTCTATGGGCAACGCTTGCATTTGCCCTTGGAATAATGCTGGCCTTTGTGATGCTTCACAGCTTTGTAGCCAACGACATCCAGCGTAGGACTGACGCTTGGCTTACTGGAGAGGTGGGAGTTCTCGGTGATGTGGCGGCACGAACGCCAAAGGACCGTCTCTATGGTCGGGTAGTGAGAGAAGTCGCAGAGCTCGCGAGCAGAGAGGTGCCAGACAAACTCCGCTCCAACGGCGATGAGAACGACTCCGTCTTTTTTCTTCAAGCCGGGGACGATGGGACTCTGAAGCTTTGGGTGGGGTCCGGCGACGGGCAGCCAAACTTAGCCGCGATTCGTGCGCAGAAGTTTATCTCTGATGTTCCCTACGACTTGAACGTCAAAGGATTTAATCATCCCTTTCGAGTAGCGTCAGTACGGCTCGACGACGGGAGCCACATTTATCTAGGGCTTTCAGAGCGAGATGAACTACATGTACTTAACAATTTGCGTTTCCGTTTTTTCTGTCTCTGGGTAATGCTTGTGCTGTTCGGTTTCTCGATTGTCTTCTTTGTGACCAGACGCATGCTGGGTCATGTTCGCGAGATAACCGAAGCAGCGTCTCAGATCGGACAATCGGATTTGAGTAGCAGGGTTCCAACTAGCAAGCGGAATGACGAAATTGGGCACCTGGCGCTAACACTCAACCGCATGCTGGACCGGATAGAAAACTCTGTACATCAACTACACACTATTACTGGGGCTCTTGCCCACGATCTTCGCAGCCCGTTGACGGCAATTCGGGGAAAGCTGGAGATCGCTTTATCGGGCGACTTAAAGGGCGAGCAAAGTGAGCCACTTGTCACCGCTATTGATGAACTGGATCGACTAACGGAGTTCCTAAACGTCTCGCTTGACGTCGCAGAAGCGAAAGCCGATGCGCTTCAGCTTTCCCTCACGGAAGTGGATCTTGATGAACTGATTCGAGTCATGATTGACCTGTATGAGCCTTCCATGTCAGAGAAAGGGCTTCGAGTGAATCTGCGCAGCACGGGGCCTGTCACGATAGTGGCAGATGCGGCCCTTCTGCATAGAGTGATCGCAAACCTTCTCGATAATGAGCTTAACCACTTACCCGCCTCATGCACAGTTTCCATACGACTCGGCTCAAACGAAAATGCTGCGACGTTGGTTGTCGAGGATGATGGCCCCGGATTTGCTTCGGAAATTGCTGCCCACATGTTTGAGCAGAGAGTGAAAGGAAGAGACTCCAAGGGGCATGGTCTTGGGCTTGCATTTGTTGAAGCTGTAGTGCTCGCACATGGAGGAAGTGTGACGGCGTCGAATCGTCCAGGCGGAGGAGCATTGCTATCGGTCTCCTGGCCCTGTAATACCGGAGATAAGATCGAAGCCCTCGCTTTTTGA
- a CDS encoding winged helix-turn-helix domain-containing protein — protein MRLLLVEDEFEIQDFVKQSLIEAGYEVDAADDGSAAIQLASKHVYNGLIIDLGLPDQDGIDLILQLRRSGISSPVLILSARRSVDDRVKGLEQGGDDYLTKPFAVAELLARLRNLLRRNLVASEETTRLRILDLELDFISRRASRGGELLNLSPQEFVLLAYLCRHAGRVVTRSMLLSEVWGMRIQPNTNVVDVHVYRLRGKVDTEGREPLIKTLRGIGYVLKDH, from the coding sequence ATGCGCCTTCTGCTGGTTGAGGATGAATTTGAGATTCAAGATTTCGTCAAGCAATCCTTGATCGAGGCTGGATATGAAGTGGATGCGGCGGACGACGGGAGTGCCGCGATTCAGCTAGCGTCTAAGCACGTCTACAACGGCCTCATTATTGACTTGGGACTTCCGGATCAAGATGGCATTGACCTGATTCTTCAGCTCCGACGGTCTGGTATTAGCAGCCCTGTATTGATACTTTCAGCCAGAAGATCGGTCGACGATAGGGTCAAAGGTCTGGAACAAGGTGGGGACGACTACCTGACAAAACCCTTCGCAGTCGCAGAGCTGCTGGCCAGATTGCGTAATCTTTTGCGACGTAATCTGGTTGCGAGTGAAGAGACGACTCGCCTCCGGATACTGGATCTGGAGCTGGATTTCATCAGCCGCAGAGCTTCACGTGGAGGAGAGCTTTTAAATCTAAGTCCGCAAGAATTCGTACTTCTGGCGTATCTATGTCGGCACGCTGGGCGTGTTGTCACTCGATCGATGCTTCTCTCCGAAGTATGGGGGATGAGAATTCAACCTAACACCAATGTTGTTGATGTACATGTCTACCGCCTGCGCGGCAAAGTGGATACAGAAGGCCGTGAGCCGCTGATCAAGACCTTGCGAGGTATCGGCTATGTCCTCAAAGACCACTAA
- a CDS encoding type III polyketide synthase, with amino-acid sequence MTTAYLNRIATAVPEHDVHDAFVEFAEKMLVDQRLRAIFRRMASRADIAHRYSFLDPRKSSDRLSSHDANEFYRRSNFPSTARRMQLFEESAPVLMRNAVDQLALSEEERSGITHVLVTCCTGLYAPGLDFEIVDHIGLSADVERTVIGFMGCYAAINALKLARHIVRSDPKAGVLMVNLELCTLHFQETQQLEQILSFLIFADGAAASLITAREQGFALDSFKAVTLPETRGLITWKIRDLGFDMFLSGKVPVELGRALHGGELMADRDGTDLWAVHPGGRSILDAVERGLELPADALATSREVLSSFGNMSSATVMFVLQRIMQKARSGQRGCAMSFGPGLTAETMRFHVV; translated from the coding sequence ATGACCACGGCTTACCTGAATCGCATTGCCACTGCCGTGCCAGAGCACGATGTACATGACGCCTTCGTCGAATTCGCGGAGAAAATGCTTGTCGACCAGCGGCTACGTGCGATCTTCCGTCGAATGGCGAGCCGCGCCGACATTGCGCATCGCTATTCCTTCCTTGATCCGCGCAAATCTTCCGACCGACTCTCGTCGCATGATGCGAATGAGTTTTATCGGCGATCTAATTTTCCGAGCACAGCACGGCGTATGCAGCTGTTTGAGGAGAGCGCTCCGGTGCTGATGCGGAATGCCGTAGATCAGCTTGCGCTGAGCGAAGAGGAGCGCTCCGGCATTACTCACGTGCTCGTGACTTGTTGTACTGGGCTCTATGCACCCGGGCTGGATTTTGAAATCGTTGACCATATCGGGCTTTCTGCTGATGTGGAGCGCACGGTGATTGGGTTCATGGGATGCTATGCCGCGATCAATGCGCTAAAGCTGGCGCGGCATATTGTTCGCTCAGATCCAAAAGCTGGTGTTCTGATGGTCAATCTGGAGCTTTGTACGCTGCACTTCCAGGAGACCCAGCAGCTAGAGCAAATACTTTCCTTCCTCATCTTTGCTGATGGCGCGGCCGCGAGTCTAATTACTGCACGCGAGCAGGGCTTCGCACTGGACAGCTTCAAGGCGGTAACGCTCCCCGAAACAAGGGGACTGATTACCTGGAAGATCCGTGATCTGGGATTCGACATGTTTCTGTCGGGCAAGGTTCCAGTGGAGTTGGGCCGCGCGCTACATGGGGGCGAATTGATGGCCGACCGCGATGGCACCGACTTATGGGCAGTTCATCCAGGAGGACGGTCGATTCTGGATGCTGTGGAGAGAGGGTTGGAACTACCGGCCGATGCGCTGGCAACTTCGCGCGAGGTGCTGTCGTCTTTCGGAAATATGTCGTCGGCGACGGTGATGTTTGTGCTACAGCGGATAATGCAGAAGGCGAGGTCTGGGCAACGCGGGTGTGCGATGTCATTTGGACCCGGTCTAACAGCGGAGACGATGCGCTTTCATGTGGTCTAG
- a CDS encoding methyltransferase domain-containing protein, which produces MRSLETVNRWLLGYRPTLAWLKRLPNGLRDPLHIVDIGSGGGDFLRRIAGWARRRRIAVQLTGIDLNPHAARAAVEFTPKECGITWVTGDAMVYRPEKPMHIVVSSLMAHHLEDEEIIALLRWMETTVQVGWFINDLERSKWTSRMFGWVRWHWLVRHDGPISFRRAFRKEDWARLLAAAGVPHEAVTVEQWRPGRLCVGRWK; this is translated from the coding sequence ATGCGTAGTCTGGAAACGGTCAACCGCTGGCTGCTGGGCTATCGGCCTACACTGGCTTGGCTGAAACGATTGCCAAATGGATTGCGTGATCCACTACACATCGTCGATATAGGTAGTGGCGGCGGGGATTTTCTGCGTCGAATTGCAGGCTGGGCACGGAGACGGCGCATTGCTGTGCAGCTAACGGGGATCGACTTGAATCCTCATGCCGCGCGTGCAGCCGTGGAATTCACACCGAAGGAATGCGGGATCACATGGGTGACCGGCGATGCTATGGTGTATCGACCGGAGAAGCCGATGCATATCGTCGTTAGCTCACTGATGGCACATCATCTGGAGGACGAGGAGATTATCGCCCTGCTGAGATGGATGGAAACGACCGTGCAGGTAGGTTGGTTTATCAATGATTTGGAGCGATCAAAGTGGACCAGTCGGATGTTCGGGTGGGTGCGGTGGCACTGGCTTGTGCGGCATGATGGACCAATATCGTTCAGGCGAGCCTTCCGGAAGGAAGATTGGGCACGCCTGCTGGCTGCTGCTGGGGTCCCGCACGAGGCAGTGACGGTGGAGCAATGGCGGCCTGGACGGTTATGCGTTGGGCGGTGGAAGTGA
- a CDS encoding DUF2306 domain-containing protein: MPISTLAPRSTASRFKTILWASLGLTTLFVFITSELLLITDYPMYHAYRLQVIADRHLLIPHVLAGTLALLIGPINFSSRIRERYLKLHRVLGRIYVISVFIGAATGVALASGRPGFPGTAMQATAWVVCTAAALVTARNRHIIQHRQWMARSYAVTFTFVSSRVLNLWPRYWSHLGDTLSAVGVIAFTLVSLLVVDIGLNWRELTTRRA; the protein is encoded by the coding sequence ATGCCAATATCCACACTAGCGCCCAGATCCACCGCTTCCAGATTCAAAACTATTCTCTGGGCCTCGCTCGGTCTCACCACGCTCTTTGTCTTTATTACATCCGAGCTCCTTCTCATTACCGATTATCCGATGTACCACGCTTATCGTTTGCAGGTTATAGCAGACCGACATCTCCTCATTCCACATGTACTCGCCGGAACACTCGCTCTCTTAATTGGCCCAATCAATTTCTCCTCGCGGATCCGCGAACGATACCTCAAGCTCCATCGCGTTCTCGGACGCATCTACGTCATCTCCGTTTTCATCGGCGCCGCAACCGGAGTCGCTCTCGCCAGCGGCCGTCCCGGTTTTCCCGGAACCGCCATGCAAGCTACCGCCTGGGTCGTTTGCACCGCGGCTGCCCTGGTCACCGCACGCAATCGCCACATTATCCAACACCGCCAATGGATGGCCCGCTCCTATGCTGTGACGTTTACCTTTGTCTCCAGCCGTGTGCTCAACCTATGGCCTCGCTATTGGAGCCACCTCGGCGATACCCTCTCTGCCGTCGGCGTCATCGCCTTCACCCTCGTCTCCCTGCTAGTCGTAGATATCGGCCTCAACTGGCGCGAACTCACCACTCGCCGTGCCTGA
- a CDS encoding NAD(P)/FAD-dependent oxidoreductase has translation MQDEVLIVGGGVAGCAASIALARKGKSVTLIEREPTPRHKVCGEFLSGEALDDLRALGIDVASLGAVPIEYVRLAAARRAAEAPLPFPAASLTRKSLDTALIAEAITAGVSVKCGRSVQSLSRTTANRWQAILDDGSTHEAPTVFLATGKHDLRGHARPRDPHRWVAFKMYYRLSAAQTADLGDASELTLYSGGYGGIQPVEGGVANFCCVVQQRYFTRAGLRWEGLIANMQKDCPHLAMRLAGAEPLLAKPITVTHIPYGYLRRTTEEGLYCIGDQAAVIPSFTGDGISIALHTARSAVSAYLAAEPATIFQPKLRSAMLPQMRLAEAAANGLNNALARAVLPFCLRVWPGAMRVTATLTRVTQPPAVAPEAFAN, from the coding sequence TTGCAAGATGAAGTTCTAATCGTAGGAGGTGGAGTGGCAGGCTGCGCCGCTTCAATCGCACTTGCCCGCAAAGGAAAAAGCGTCACACTAATCGAACGCGAGCCCACGCCGCGCCATAAGGTATGCGGCGAGTTCCTGAGCGGCGAAGCCCTCGATGACCTGCGCGCTCTCGGTATTGACGTGGCTTCGCTCGGCGCGGTACCTATCGAGTACGTTCGCCTTGCCGCAGCCAGGCGAGCCGCTGAAGCTCCGTTGCCTTTTCCCGCAGCCTCGCTCACACGTAAGTCGCTTGATACGGCGCTCATCGCCGAAGCTATTACCGCGGGAGTCAGCGTAAAGTGCGGGCGCAGTGTACAGTCACTCAGCCGCACGACCGCTAACCGCTGGCAGGCGATCCTCGATGACGGCAGTACGCATGAAGCCCCTACAGTCTTTCTCGCCACGGGCAAACACGATCTCCGTGGCCACGCGCGCCCCAGGGATCCTCATCGGTGGGTAGCCTTCAAGATGTATTACCGTCTGTCTGCCGCTCAGACCGCTGACCTGGGTGACGCGTCCGAGCTAACTCTCTATTCCGGAGGCTACGGGGGTATTCAACCGGTGGAAGGCGGCGTTGCGAATTTCTGCTGTGTGGTGCAACAACGGTATTTCACACGTGCGGGTCTTCGCTGGGAGGGCCTCATTGCAAATATGCAGAAGGATTGCCCTCACCTCGCGATGCGGCTTGCAGGAGCTGAGCCACTACTCGCCAAGCCGATCACTGTCACACATATCCCCTATGGTTATCTTCGCCGCACAACGGAGGAGGGCCTCTATTGCATCGGCGATCAGGCGGCTGTCATCCCGTCGTTCACTGGCGATGGTATATCCATTGCGCTCCATACTGCTCGCAGTGCTGTCTCTGCTTATCTTGCCGCCGAGCCGGCGACGATTTTTCAGCCCAAATTGCGTTCCGCAATGCTGCCCCAGATGCGCCTTGCCGAGGCCGCCGCCAACGGTTTGAACAACGCACTTGCACGCGCTGTATTGCCGTTCTGCTTAAGAGTCTGGCCGGGCGCGATGCGTGTGACGGCTACGCTCACGCGGGTGACCCAGCCCCCCGCTGTTGCTCCAGAAGCTTTCGCAAATTGA
- a CDS encoding YceI family protein, with protein MKSFVVSALAFILASTALAQHQTFTVNPDASQVKMTLGTTHEVVNGTFHIQSGSIEFDRNAPKLSGSVVVLAGSGKTGNGIRDKKMNKDILKADQYTTVSFAPKTYAGTIAPSGDSTIQVSGVFTILGNPHDLTIPMQIQMDGAKVIVKAQFSVPYVQWGLKNPSFMFWKAENDVAIDLNLVGRISN; from the coding sequence ATGAAGTCCTTCGTGGTCTCGGCTCTCGCGTTCATACTCGCTTCAACCGCACTTGCTCAGCATCAGACTTTCACAGTCAACCCCGATGCCAGTCAAGTCAAGATGACACTCGGTACAACTCACGAGGTCGTCAACGGCACGTTTCATATCCAATCGGGATCGATTGAGTTTGACCGCAATGCTCCTAAACTATCTGGTTCGGTGGTCGTACTGGCAGGCAGCGGGAAGACTGGTAACGGCATCCGCGACAAGAAGATGAACAAGGACATTCTCAAGGCGGATCAATACACCACCGTATCCTTTGCGCCTAAGACCTACGCCGGGACGATCGCGCCTTCCGGCGACTCAACAATTCAGGTGAGCGGAGTGTTCACCATACTTGGCAATCCTCACGACCTGACGATTCCGATGCAGATTCAGATGGATGGCGCCAAGGTAATCGTTAAAGCGCAATTCTCGGTTCCCTATGTTCAGTGGGGTCTCAAAAATCCAAGCTTTATGTTCTGGAAAGCTGAGAATGATGTTGCGATCGATCTAAATCTCGTTGGCCGAATTTCCAACTGA
- a CDS encoding sialidase family protein, whose protein sequence is MISRIRFAIVCALSLVLLAYPSVAASSPQWSQTLLWKAGTDGYETFRIPGVVATARGTILAYAVGRRFLKDGDWSDSDIFFRRSDDDGSTWSRAYRVAGNSHGVTDNPVAIADRRRGVIHLLYQHNYAQVFYMRSDDDGKSFTRPTDITSALVGIRAKFDWTVVALGPGHAIQLRNGRLLVPVWMAEGGSIGNGRRRHSPTAITTLYSDNDGRTWHHGEIIAVNSPDLPNPNEMQVVQLADGNIMANIRSGGKQMLRAVAISPDGISHWTAPHFDKHLYDPICAAAIVRYGKDPTSGRNLMLFTNPDSQSLVGRSSRSHGLRRNLVLKMSENGGGTWPASRLLHEGSAGYSDIAVAPDKMIYVIYEGAFKSGDKANSVTILRFNLAWAQSQDDSEQH, encoded by the coding sequence ATGATATCTCGTATACGTTTTGCGATTGTTTGTGCGTTGTCTCTGGTTCTGCTTGCGTATCCTTCCGTTGCCGCATCCTCTCCGCAGTGGTCCCAGACACTGCTGTGGAAGGCCGGCACGGATGGGTACGAAACCTTTCGCATTCCCGGCGTCGTCGCCACGGCGCGCGGAACCATCCTGGCGTATGCGGTGGGGCGACGGTTTCTCAAAGACGGGGATTGGTCTGACAGCGACATTTTTTTCCGTCGCAGCGACGATGACGGGAGTACCTGGAGCCGAGCCTACAGGGTTGCAGGCAACAGTCACGGAGTCACCGACAACCCTGTCGCGATTGCCGATCGCAGGCGAGGTGTCATCCACCTTCTCTACCAGCACAATTATGCCCAGGTTTTCTATATGCGCAGCGACGATGACGGGAAGAGCTTCACCCGGCCTACCGACATTACGTCCGCGCTCGTGGGGATTAGGGCGAAGTTTGACTGGACTGTGGTTGCTCTTGGCCCGGGTCATGCCATTCAGTTGCGCAACGGAAGGCTCCTTGTTCCCGTGTGGATGGCGGAGGGAGGCTCGATCGGCAACGGCAGACGCAGGCATTCTCCCACGGCCATCACAACGCTCTACAGCGACAATGATGGCAGGACGTGGCATCACGGCGAAATTATCGCGGTCAATTCGCCGGATTTGCCCAACCCTAACGAGATGCAGGTGGTGCAACTGGCCGACGGAAATATCATGGCCAATATCCGCTCAGGCGGAAAACAGATGCTTCGCGCTGTAGCCATCAGCCCGGACGGCATCAGCCATTGGACCGCGCCACATTTCGACAAGCATCTCTACGATCCTATTTGTGCCGCCGCCATCGTTCGGTATGGCAAGGACCCGACGAGCGGACGCAACCTTATGCTCTTTACCAACCCCGATAGCCAATCGCTCGTAGGCCGTTCTTCTCGCAGTCATGGCCTCCGGCGCAATCTTGTGTTGAAGATGAGCGAGAATGGTGGTGGAACGTGGCCAGCTTCACGGCTTCTCCATGAGGGCAGTGCTGGCTACAGTGATATTGCGGTTGCACCCGATAAGATGATCTACGTTATTTACGAAGGTGCGTTCAAGTCGGGAGACAAGGCTAATAGCGTTACCATTCTGCGATTCAACCTTGCATGGGCCCAATCTCAGGATGACTCTGAACAACATTGA
- a CDS encoding TonB-dependent receptor: MKFVATVLLSLCVFFAVQCSTLASAQAIAAAELDGTVADPSGALVPGAAITATNTETGAARATTSNKAGQFALPNLPVGPYRLDVRMKGFKDYEQTGITLQVGNSASIAVVLSMGSSAQAIVVQSNAQMVETNNTAISSVINTQEINDLPLNGRLATQLVLIAGASVNTTGGDLTGSKQFFSSQSISLAGGQGNGLNYMLDGSDNNDPFSNVNLPFPFPDALREFSVSTSALPAQYGTHPGGAVNAVTLSGTNDFHGVLLEYWRNNIFNALGYFSVKDTLHRNQYGGTIGGPILHNRLFFFGGYQGTHNVQQAVSTSAKVPTPAMIAGDWSTYESASCVSSGKARQLKDPSTGLPYPNNQIPVSEYNSSTLKLLDYLPAAADSCGNVKYGILNNSDEWQSIGRVDWTISPRQSAFVRYFIDDYGVPATFIPHNLLVTTQSGNQERAQTLTVGHTLVINSSTLNVMHGGFTRRRDNRLPAAEGINGPAIGSNIYSLEKNSLRLSVPGNFSMSCSSCAQGKFNDNTFEFSDDLSMSRGRHQIDIGGSVMRIQLNQENNYLLDGSYTFGASFSGDNMSDFMLGKLSEFSQSAQQGTANRQTLPGIYAQDTFRISPKLTITGGLRWEPHIFPQDYFGRGSLFDRAAFDAGIHSSVFVNAPAGSFYYGDRGVLKSFVHSDWMGFSPRLGLVLSPRGGQDVFRLGYGMLYDNIEQYYDERVQSNPPFTDEVDNTNPGSFDNPWANYPGGNPFPIARPSANIAFPTSALYVTLPTHLKPTYISQWNANFEHQFSSNWLFSLSYIGNKTTHLWAGQETNPGVYIPGTCGKSACSTTTNTQSRRVLTLANPVQGAYYGSMPTTNDEANASYNGLLASLNHRYSHNFSLRLNYTWSHCISESDFNIELTGPTYMNPNNLAEDRGNCNQDVRHVFNGSVIATSTYGGNHLLHLLLADWKVAPLARITSGGSINVTSGVDNSLTGVGLDRPNMANPLIVYEKSTYHYADSKHVYLNALAFSENAAGTFGNLQRNAFKGPGYFDLDASVARIFPFTERWRFELRMDAFNMLNHVNFNSPSSLGMNASTFGEIQSAQANRILQFSGKIHF, translated from the coding sequence ATGAAGTTTGTCGCAACCGTTCTTCTATCGCTCTGTGTCTTCTTTGCCGTCCAGTGCTCCACGCTCGCGTCTGCCCAGGCCATTGCCGCTGCGGAGTTGGATGGCACGGTCGCCGATCCATCGGGCGCGCTCGTTCCTGGGGCGGCCATCACTGCCACCAACACCGAAACGGGAGCAGCCCGTGCCACTACGTCCAACAAAGCCGGCCAGTTTGCCCTGCCCAACCTTCCAGTAGGACCGTACCGTCTGGATGTGAGGATGAAGGGCTTCAAGGATTACGAACAGACCGGCATTACTCTCCAGGTTGGCAATTCGGCTTCAATTGCTGTGGTGCTGTCGATGGGATCTTCCGCTCAGGCCATCGTGGTGCAGTCGAACGCCCAGATGGTCGAGACGAATAATACGGCCATCTCTTCGGTCATTAATACGCAGGAGATCAACGACCTGCCACTGAATGGCCGGCTCGCTACACAGCTCGTTCTCATTGCCGGCGCATCGGTCAACACGACAGGAGGAGACCTGACCGGCAGCAAGCAATTCTTCAGCTCGCAGTCGATCTCGCTTGCTGGCGGACAGGGCAACGGGCTGAACTACATGCTCGATGGCAGCGACAACAACGATCCGTTCTCAAATGTGAATCTGCCATTTCCATTTCCTGACGCGCTGCGCGAGTTCAGCGTCTCCACCAGCGCTCTGCCCGCGCAGTATGGAACCCACCCTGGCGGAGCCGTCAACGCCGTGACACTCTCTGGCACGAATGATTTCCACGGAGTCCTCTTAGAGTACTGGAGAAACAACATCTTCAACGCTCTCGGGTATTTCTCCGTCAAAGACACGCTGCACCGTAACCAGTATGGTGGCACGATCGGTGGCCCTATTCTGCACAATCGCCTGTTCTTCTTCGGTGGTTACCAGGGGACGCATAACGTACAGCAAGCTGTCTCTACTTCGGCCAAGGTCCCAACCCCGGCGATGATTGCGGGCGACTGGTCCACTTATGAGTCGGCCTCTTGCGTGTCTTCGGGGAAGGCGCGGCAGTTGAAAGACCCCTCAACCGGCCTGCCCTATCCGAATAACCAGATTCCTGTTTCCGAGTACAACTCATCCACACTGAAGCTGCTGGACTATCTTCCTGCGGCGGCTGACTCCTGCGGCAACGTCAAGTATGGAATCCTGAACAACAGCGATGAGTGGCAGAGCATTGGCCGCGTCGATTGGACTATTAGCCCGCGCCAGTCAGCCTTTGTGCGTTACTTCATCGACGATTATGGGGTTCCAGCAACCTTCATTCCTCACAATCTTCTCGTCACTACGCAGTCGGGCAATCAGGAGCGGGCGCAGACACTCACGGTCGGTCACACGCTGGTGATCAATAGCAGCACACTCAATGTGATGCACGGCGGCTTCACACGGCGTCGCGACAACCGTCTGCCTGCGGCTGAGGGTATCAATGGCCCTGCGATCGGCAGTAACATCTACTCGCTTGAGAAGAACTCGTTGCGCCTCTCGGTGCCGGGTAACTTCAGCATGAGCTGTTCTTCCTGTGCGCAGGGCAAGTTCAACGACAATACCTTCGAGTTCTCCGACGATCTCTCCATGTCACGCGGCCGCCATCAGATTGATATCGGCGGCAGCGTCATGCGTATTCAGCTCAACCAGGAGAACAACTACCTGTTGGACGGGAGCTATACCTTCGGCGCTTCCTTCAGCGGCGATAATATGTCCGACTTCATGCTCGGCAAGCTCAGCGAATTTTCCCAGAGCGCGCAGCAGGGAACGGCAAACAGGCAGACGCTTCCTGGTATCTATGCGCAAGACACCTTCCGTATCTCTCCGAAATTGACAATCACTGGAGGCCTTCGCTGGGAGCCGCATATCTTTCCGCAGGATTACTTCGGACGAGGCAGCCTTTTTGATCGCGCTGCCTTTGACGCTGGAATCCACAGCAGTGTCTTCGTCAACGCGCCGGCGGGTAGCTTCTACTACGGTGACCGCGGAGTTTTGAAGAGCTTCGTTCATTCAGATTGGATGGGTTTCTCTCCGCGTCTGGGGCTTGTTCTCTCGCCGCGCGGCGGGCAGGATGTCTTTCGCCTCGGCTACGGCATGCTCTACGACAACATCGAGCAGTACTATGACGAGCGCGTTCAATCCAACCCGCCTTTCACCGACGAGGTGGACAACACAAATCCTGGTTCATTCGACAACCCCTGGGCCAACTATCCTGGCGGCAATCCCTTTCCTATTGCGCGTCCCAGCGCCAACATCGCATTTCCCACGTCGGCGCTCTATGTAACCCTGCCTACGCATCTTAAGCCTACGTACATCAGCCAGTGGAATGCGAACTTCGAGCACCAGTTCTCAAGTAACTGGCTGTTCTCGCTGAGCTATATCGGCAACAAGACAACCCACCTATGGGCGGGGCAGGAGACCAATCCTGGCGTCTACATTCCGGGGACCTGTGGCAAATCGGCATGTTCTACGACGACCAACACACAGAGCCGCCGCGTGCTCACGCTCGCCAATCCTGTTCAGGGCGCGTACTACGGCTCCATGCCTACCACCAACGACGAGGCCAACGCGAGCTATAACGGACTGCTGGCATCGCTCAATCACCGCTACAGCCACAACTTTTCGTTACGGCTCAACTACACATGGTCGCACTGCATCAGCGAGAGCGATTTCAATATCGAGCTCACCGGCCCGACCTACATGAATCCCAACAATCTTGCCGAGGACCGTGGCAACTGCAATCAAGACGTGCGTCACGTATTCAACGGCTCTGTGATTGCCACCAGCACCTACGGCGGAAATCATCTGTTGCACTTGCTTCTTGCCGACTGGAAGGTTGCACCGCTTGCGCGCATCACTTCGGGCGGATCAATTAACGTGACCTCTGGCGTGGACAACTCACTCACTGGCGTTGGGCTAGACAGGCCGAACATGGCCAACCCTCTGATCGTCTATGAGAAGAGTACCTACCACTATGCTGATTCAAAGCATGTTTATCTGAATGCGCTGGCATTTTCGGAAAACGCGGCTGGGACCTTCGGTAATCTCCAGCGGAACGCATTCAAAGGACCTGGGTACTTTGATCTTGATGCCTCCGTTGCCAGAATTTTTCCTTTCACAGAGCGCTGGCGTTTCGAGTTGCGTATGGATGCCTTCAACATGCTCAACCACGTCAACTTTAATAGCCCATCCTCGCTGGGAATGAACGCTTCTACCTTTGGTGAAATTCAATCGGCGCAGGCCAACCGCATCCTTCAGTTTTCAGGAAAGATCCACTTTTAG